A single region of the Rathayibacter rathayi genome encodes:
- a CDS encoding FAD:protein FMN transferase, translated as MPRPDPAPALGHEWRFDAIGTTWQIDTAEPLGASRRARVTACIEDYDGTWSRFRDDSAVSQLRQGGEHVFTAEADELFALYDVLDELTGGAVTPFVGGPLEQLGYDPAYTLVPRGPAAPAPAWAAARYGAAGLRIEPGTVIDIGAAGKGQLVDLVLDEISGVGPALVDASGDLRGTGAGDYRVGLEHPWDASSALGVALPGDRALCGSASNRRAWGSGLHHVLDGRTGAPVESIVATWAVADTALIADGLATALFVCPPETLAERFDFEFVRVRSDGTLHYSPSFPGEVFR; from the coding sequence ATGCCACGGCCTGATCCGGCGCCCGCCCTCGGCCACGAGTGGCGATTCGACGCGATCGGCACCACCTGGCAGATCGACACCGCCGAGCCGCTTGGCGCGTCCCGGCGCGCCCGGGTGACGGCGTGCATCGAGGATTACGACGGCACCTGGTCGCGCTTTCGCGATGACTCCGCCGTCTCGCAGCTGCGGCAGGGGGGCGAGCACGTCTTCACCGCCGAGGCCGATGAGCTCTTCGCCCTCTACGACGTGCTCGACGAGCTGACCGGCGGCGCCGTGACCCCGTTCGTCGGCGGCCCGCTCGAACAGCTCGGCTACGACCCCGCCTACACCCTCGTGCCCCGCGGTCCGGCGGCCCCGGCCCCGGCTTGGGCAGCAGCCCGCTACGGCGCGGCAGGACTCCGGATCGAGCCGGGCACCGTCATCGACATCGGCGCGGCCGGCAAAGGGCAGCTCGTCGACCTCGTGCTCGACGAGATCTCCGGAGTTGGGCCCGCCCTCGTCGACGCCAGCGGCGACCTCCGCGGCACGGGCGCTGGAGACTACCGGGTCGGCCTCGAGCACCCGTGGGACGCCAGCAGCGCGCTCGGCGTGGCGCTGCCCGGAGATCGCGCGCTCTGCGGCTCCGCGAGCAATCGCCGCGCCTGGGGCAGCGGCCTGCACCACGTCCTTGACGGGCGGACCGGTGCTCCGGTCGAGAGCATCGTCGCCACCTGGGCGGTGGCCGACACAGCCCTCATCGCTGACGGGCTCGCGACCGCGCTGTTCGTCTGCCCGCCCGAGACCCTCGCCGAGCGCTTCGACTTCGAGTTCGTCCGCGTCCGTAGCGACGGCACCCTCCACTACTCGCCTTCCTTCCCCGGAGAGGTCTTCCGATGA
- a CDS encoding MFS transporter, with amino-acid sequence MGGFGIGSTEFVAMGLLPQLAADLLPEVSAASQEQAVSQAGMLISAYALGVVVGAPTIAAAAARWPRKRLLLILLVAFTVGTIGSALLPSFPLVLAARFVAALPHGAYFGIASLVAADLMGPGNRGKGVAFVLSGLTIANVLGVPAITWVGQAAGWRSAYLVVAALFALTVVAVQLLVPAQPGNPAATVRNELRAFGRLQVWMTLLVGAIGFGGLFAMYSYISPLATEVTGLPLGAVPWILVVIGLGMTVGNLVGGWAADRDVRRALVVFYAGVGVSLIGLALSASSVVGLVVFAFLAAGFSAAASPAIQTRLMDVARDSQTIAAALNHSALNIGNSIGAALGGLTIAVGLGYLSSIWVGVGLTAAGIALALTSIAIDRVRGTVYPVHREAPAPSTDGMPVDAL; translated from the coding sequence ATGGGGGGCTTCGGTATCGGCTCGACCGAGTTCGTGGCGATGGGGCTGCTCCCGCAGCTGGCCGCCGACCTCCTGCCCGAGGTCTCCGCGGCGAGTCAGGAGCAGGCCGTCTCGCAGGCCGGGATGCTGATTTCGGCCTACGCACTCGGAGTGGTGGTCGGGGCGCCGACCATCGCGGCCGCAGCGGCGCGCTGGCCGCGCAAGCGCCTCCTCCTGATTCTCCTGGTCGCCTTTACGGTCGGCACGATCGGATCGGCGCTGTTGCCGAGTTTCCCCCTGGTCCTCGCGGCGCGTTTCGTCGCTGCTCTTCCGCACGGCGCCTATTTCGGTATCGCCTCTCTGGTCGCCGCCGATCTGATGGGGCCGGGCAACCGCGGCAAGGGCGTCGCTTTCGTTCTCTCCGGCCTCACGATCGCCAATGTGCTCGGCGTGCCGGCTATCACCTGGGTGGGCCAGGCGGCGGGCTGGCGTAGCGCTTACCTCGTGGTCGCCGCGCTTTTCGCGCTCACTGTCGTGGCCGTGCAGCTGCTCGTGCCCGCCCAGCCCGGAAATCCCGCCGCGACCGTCCGCAACGAGTTGCGCGCCTTTGGCCGCCTACAGGTCTGGATGACGCTGCTGGTAGGCGCCATCGGCTTCGGCGGTCTCTTCGCGATGTACAGCTACATCTCGCCGCTCGCCACCGAGGTGACCGGACTTCCGCTGGGGGCGGTGCCGTGGATCCTGGTCGTCATCGGCCTTGGAATGACGGTGGGCAACCTCGTCGGCGGTTGGGCGGCCGACCGCGACGTGCGCCGCGCGCTCGTGGTGTTCTACGCGGGTGTCGGTGTCTCGCTGATCGGGCTTGCGCTCTCGGCGTCGTCCGTGGTCGGCCTGGTGGTGTTCGCGTTCCTCGCGGCGGGCTTCTCGGCGGCCGCGTCACCGGCGATCCAGACTCGGTTGATGGATGTCGCGCGCGACAGCCAGACCATCGCGGCGGCACTGAACCACTCCGCCCTGAACATCGGCAATTCGATCGGAGCAGCGCTCGGCGGCCTGACGATCGCGGTCGGCCTGGGCTATCTCTCGTCGATCTGGGTCGGCGTGGGCCTCACCGCGGCGGGCATTGCGCTCGCGCTGACCAGCATCGCCATTGATCGTGTCCGCGGGACTGTGTATCCGGTGCACCGCGAGGCGCCTGCTCCAAGCACCGACGGTATGCCCGTCGACGCGCTGTAG
- a CDS encoding hemolysin family protein, with amino-acid sequence MGTEWLLLGIGLLLTLGTGVFVASEFALVNLDRADLEARRDRGETRLGLTIAALRVTSTHLSSAQLGITLTTLLTGYTMEPALSTLLQEPFSGLGIPEEALAPVMTVIAIVIATLLSMIFGELVPKNFALALPRATAKLVVPLQTAFTTVFRPAVALLNGSANALLRLVGIEPKEELSGARSAEELSSLVRHSASAGLLEEDTADLLGRTLRFSALTAGDVMTPRLRLSTVERASTAQDVLDLARTTGFSRFPITDDDIDDIVGVVHVKQAVAVPRGKRSDVPVTALRSEPLRVPETMKLDVLLTELRGRGFQLAVVVDEYGGTAGVATLEDLVEELVGEVADEHDRSRADVVKLPGSTTFPGMLRPDEILDRAGVHIPEEGPYETVAGFVMSELGRLPAVGDQVDVEGGSLRVERLDGRRIDRLRFTPDPEAEPEGSPDPLADVGRGHRGRKETADE; translated from the coding sequence GTGGGAACTGAGTGGCTCCTTCTCGGAATAGGTCTGCTGCTGACGCTGGGCACCGGCGTCTTCGTGGCCAGCGAGTTCGCGCTGGTCAACCTCGACCGCGCCGACCTCGAGGCCCGACGCGACCGCGGCGAGACCCGCCTCGGGCTGACGATCGCGGCGCTGCGCGTCACCTCCACGCATCTCTCGAGCGCGCAGCTGGGAATCACGCTCACGACGCTGCTGACCGGCTACACGATGGAGCCGGCGCTCTCGACGCTGCTCCAGGAGCCGTTCAGCGGACTCGGCATCCCGGAGGAGGCGCTCGCGCCGGTGATGACGGTCATCGCGATCGTCATCGCGACGCTGCTGTCGATGATCTTCGGCGAGCTGGTGCCGAAGAACTTCGCCCTCGCGCTGCCGCGAGCGACCGCGAAGCTCGTCGTACCGCTCCAGACCGCATTCACGACGGTGTTCCGCCCGGCCGTCGCCCTGCTGAACGGCAGCGCGAACGCCCTACTGCGCCTGGTCGGCATCGAGCCGAAGGAGGAGCTCTCTGGCGCCCGCAGCGCCGAGGAGCTCTCGAGCCTCGTGCGCCACTCCGCCAGCGCGGGACTGCTCGAGGAGGACACGGCCGACCTGCTCGGGCGCACCCTCCGCTTCTCCGCTCTGACCGCGGGCGACGTGATGACCCCGCGCCTGCGCCTGTCGACGGTCGAGCGCGCGAGCACGGCCCAGGATGTGCTCGACCTCGCCCGGACCACCGGGTTCTCGCGGTTCCCGATCACCGACGATGACATCGACGACATCGTCGGAGTCGTGCACGTCAAGCAGGCCGTCGCCGTGCCCCGCGGAAAACGCTCGGACGTGCCGGTCACAGCGCTGCGCTCGGAGCCGCTGCGCGTCCCCGAGACGATGAAGCTCGACGTGCTGCTCACGGAGCTGCGCGGGCGGGGCTTCCAGCTCGCGGTCGTCGTCGACGAGTACGGCGGAACGGCGGGCGTCGCGACGCTCGAGGACCTGGTCGAGGAGCTGGTCGGCGAGGTCGCCGACGAGCACGACCGCTCGCGCGCCGACGTCGTGAAGCTCCCCGGCTCCACCACCTTCCCCGGCATGCTCCGCCCCGACGAGATCCTCGACCGCGCCGGCGTGCACATCCCCGAGGAGGGCCCCTACGAGACGGTCGCCGGCTTCGTGATGAGCGAGCTCGGCCGACTCCCCGCCGTCGGCGACCAGGTCGACGTCGAGGGCGGCTCCCTCCGCGTCGAGCGGCTCGACGGCCGCCGCATCGACCGCCTCCGCTTCACCCCCGACCCCGAGGCGGAGCCCGAGGGCAGCCCCGACCCGCTCGCCGACGTCGGCCGCGGACACCGCGGTCGGAAGGAGACCGCCGATGAGTGA
- a CDS encoding hemolysin family protein produces the protein MSDWAGIAWLVVLLAANAFFVGAEFAVISARRSQIEPLAESGRRSAVTALAAMEHATLMLATTQLGITVCSLLILNVSEPAIHHLLEVPLHAVGIPDEFSGTVAFVITLLIVSFLHVVLGEMVPKNISFSMPDRAVLLLAPPLVAIARVLRPIIVALNATSNGVLRLVKVEPKDEANSTFTLEEVQTIVDQSTREGTLRDSTGTLLAAFEFTEKKVHDVALPLDGIVSLPSGATPADVERAVAKHGFSRYVILGADGTPEGYIHLKDVLDLDGDTEGAKFRLPVPAKRIRQLASIFEATDLEDALAIMRRTGAHLARAFDEEGRATGVLFLEDIIEEIVGEVDDATRR, from the coding sequence ATGAGTGACTGGGCCGGAATCGCCTGGCTCGTGGTGCTCCTCGCCGCGAACGCCTTCTTCGTCGGAGCGGAATTCGCGGTCATCTCCGCGCGCCGCTCCCAGATCGAACCCCTTGCCGAGAGCGGGCGCCGCAGCGCCGTCACCGCGCTCGCTGCGATGGAGCACGCCACCCTCATGCTCGCGACCACGCAGCTGGGTATCACGGTGTGCTCGCTGTTGATCCTCAACGTCAGCGAGCCGGCGATCCACCACCTGCTCGAAGTGCCGCTGCACGCCGTCGGCATCCCCGACGAGTTCTCCGGCACCGTCGCCTTCGTGATCACCCTGCTGATCGTGTCGTTCCTGCATGTGGTGCTCGGCGAGATGGTGCCCAAGAACATCTCGTTCTCGATGCCCGACCGCGCCGTGCTGCTCCTGGCGCCGCCGCTGGTCGCCATCGCCCGAGTACTCCGGCCGATCATCGTCGCGCTCAACGCGACCTCGAACGGCGTACTCCGCCTCGTCAAGGTGGAACCGAAGGACGAGGCGAACAGCACATTCACGCTCGAGGAGGTGCAGACGATCGTCGACCAGTCCACCCGCGAGGGCACCCTCCGCGACTCGACCGGCACCCTCCTCGCCGCGTTCGAATTCACCGAGAAGAAGGTCCACGACGTCGCCCTGCCCCTCGACGGCATCGTCAGCCTGCCCAGCGGAGCGACCCCCGCCGACGTGGAACGCGCCGTCGCCAAACACGGCTTCTCGCGCTACGTGATCCTCGGCGCCGACGGCACCCCCGAGGGCTACATCCACCTCAAGGACGTCCTCGACCTCGACGGCGACACTGAAGGCGCGAAGTTCCGCCTCCCCGTCCCCGCCAAACGGATCCGCCAACTCGCCTCGATCTTCGAAGCCACCGACCTCGAAGACGCCCTCGCGATCATGCGACGCACGGGAGCCCACCTCGCGCGCGCGTTCGACGAGGAGGGCCGCGCCACAGGAGTGCTGTTCTTGGAGGACATCATTGAGGAGATTGTCGGCGAAGTCGACGACGCCACCCGTCGCTAG
- a CDS encoding ADP-dependent NAD(P)H-hydrate dehydratase has product MGERVGMAEAARSVRVPREDDDKYRRGVLGVATGSQRYPGAAVLGVEAAVRTGIGMVRYLGPERPSGLVLARRPEVVTAVGRVQAWLVGSGTSADDRDDDQRRTLIEQLHSGVPVVLDAGALDLIDEVAGAVVITPHYRELAGVLSRTGLDVDAATIAAAPGEWARRAADRLGACVLLKGSTTHIVAGGTEFEVTGSTPWLATAGSGDVLGGVLGALAAGRAADAEAAGTTLRAEDLAPLAAAAAVLHAEAGRAASAGGPIAALDIAEHLPGVVAAVLG; this is encoded by the coding sequence ATGGGTGAGCGGGTCGGGATGGCGGAGGCGGCGCGGAGCGTTCGGGTGCCTCGAGAGGATGACGACAAGTACAGGCGGGGGGTGCTGGGGGTCGCGACGGGGTCGCAGCGGTACCCGGGAGCGGCGGTGCTAGGTGTTGAAGCGGCGGTGCGGACGGGGATCGGCATGGTTCGGTACCTCGGGCCGGAGCGACCCTCGGGGCTTGTGCTCGCGCGGCGACCGGAGGTGGTGACCGCAGTGGGACGCGTGCAGGCCTGGCTGGTCGGCTCCGGAACCAGCGCGGACGACCGCGACGACGACCAGCGGCGCACGCTGATCGAGCAGCTGCACTCGGGAGTCCCGGTGGTGCTCGACGCAGGTGCCCTCGACCTGATCGACGAGGTCGCCGGAGCGGTCGTCATCACGCCGCACTACCGCGAACTCGCAGGAGTTCTCAGCCGGACGGGCCTGGACGTGGACGCCGCCACGATCGCGGCCGCCCCGGGGGAGTGGGCGCGCCGCGCGGCCGACCGCCTCGGTGCGTGCGTGCTGCTCAAGGGCAGCACCACCCACATCGTCGCCGGCGGTACGGAGTTCGAGGTGACCGGATCCACGCCCTGGCTCGCGACAGCGGGTAGCGGCGACGTCCTCGGTGGTGTGCTCGGCGCGCTCGCCGCCGGCCGCGCCGCCGACGCCGAAGCAGCAGGCACGACGCTGAGGGCCGAGGACCTCGCTCCGCTCGCCGCCGCCGCCGCGGTGCTCCACGCCGAGGCGGGCCGCGCCGCCTCCGCGGGCGGGCCGATCGCGGCCCTGGACATCGCCGAGCACCTGCCTGGAGTCGTCGCGGCGGTCCTGGGCTGA
- a CDS encoding peptidoglycan-binding domain-containing protein: MGTVTTVEIEAGEEVTDGAEIYSVDLRPVVIAQGEIPAFRDVTVGSVGADVQQLQAMLAALDFYDSPNDGVFGVSTKNAVQAWQRSERIDTDGIVKAGDILYLPTLPARLSLDTDRVKRGASLVGGEELVQSLPESPEFTIVMTPAQAQTTPRDTRVEIGGPVGHQWQGFTSDRRGETSDGNVRITLSGAEGAPICGNDCASVPVTGSALLSSRLITVESVTGITVPTAALLTDADGSIAVTDDQGLEHAVTVTASARGMSVVDGVTEGLPVRVPAQGQ, encoded by the coding sequence GTGGGAACGGTCACAACAGTCGAGATCGAGGCTGGAGAAGAAGTGACGGACGGCGCCGAGATCTACTCGGTCGACCTCCGACCCGTTGTCATTGCGCAGGGCGAGATCCCCGCGTTTCGCGATGTGACTGTCGGATCCGTCGGCGCTGATGTGCAGCAGTTGCAGGCGATGCTGGCGGCACTCGACTTCTACGATTCCCCAAACGACGGGGTATTCGGCGTGAGCACGAAGAATGCTGTCCAGGCATGGCAGAGGTCGGAGAGAATCGATACCGACGGGATCGTCAAGGCCGGCGACATCCTTTACCTGCCGACCCTGCCCGCGCGTCTCTCGCTCGACACCGACAGAGTGAAACGTGGCGCTTCGCTGGTCGGCGGGGAAGAACTGGTCCAGAGTCTCCCGGAGAGTCCAGAATTCACGATCGTGATGACTCCGGCTCAGGCGCAGACGACCCCACGAGATACTCGAGTCGAGATAGGAGGTCCTGTGGGTCACCAGTGGCAGGGCTTCACCTCTGATCGGCGTGGGGAGACGTCGGACGGGAATGTCCGCATCACTCTGTCGGGCGCCGAGGGAGCGCCGATCTGCGGTAACGACTGCGCGTCGGTCCCCGTCACGGGCTCGGCGCTCCTCTCCTCACGGCTCATCACCGTCGAGTCGGTGACGGGGATCACCGTTCCGACGGCGGCACTCCTGACGGACGCTGACGGGTCTATCGCGGTCACCGACGACCAGGGACTCGAGCATGCTGTGACCGTCACGGCGAGCGCACGAGGAATGTCGGTGGTCGACGGCGTTACCGAGGGGCTGCCGGTGCGAGTACCTGCGCAGGGACAGTGA
- a CDS encoding thiamine-binding protein has translation MLVAFSVAPSGGEAPDASVHDAVAAAVRIVRESGLPSRTTSMFTEIEGEWDEVFDVIRRATEAVGAFGTRVSLVLKADIRPGYSGEIDGKIARLNEALGE, from the coding sequence ATGCTCGTCGCATTCTCGGTCGCACCGTCCGGGGGCGAAGCGCCCGACGCGTCCGTCCACGACGCGGTCGCCGCTGCCGTCCGCATCGTCCGCGAGAGCGGGCTGCCCTCCCGCACGACGTCGATGTTCACCGAGATCGAGGGGGAGTGGGACGAGGTCTTCGACGTGATCAGGCGCGCGACGGAGGCGGTGGGCGCGTTCGGGACCCGGGTCTCGCTGGTGCTGAAGGCCGACATTCGCCCTGGGTACTCGGGTGAGATTGACGGCAAGATCGCTCGGCTGAACGAGGCGCTCGGGGAGTAG
- a CDS encoding FMN-binding protein, with protein MTAKTMTPARYALTLLAGAGTLAALAACSSPTATGNDADAATATSPTTAPESTGDAAAASGSSYTDGTYQAEGSYTSPGGNEKVGVSLTLAGGVVTDVTVTPESENPTGQQYQGRFASGISGEVVGKPLDDLKVSKVSGSSLTSGGFNDAVETIKADATA; from the coding sequence ATGACCGCGAAGACCATGACTCCCGCCCGTTACGCCCTGACCCTCCTCGCCGGAGCCGGCACGCTCGCCGCCCTCGCCGCCTGCTCCAGCCCCACCGCGACCGGGAACGATGCCGACGCGGCGACCGCCACGTCTCCGACCACCGCCCCCGAGTCGACCGGCGACGCTGCCGCAGCGAGCGGCAGCAGCTACACCGACGGCACCTACCAGGCCGAAGGTTCCTACACCTCGCCCGGTGGCAACGAGAAGGTCGGCGTGTCGCTGACTCTCGCGGGCGGAGTGGTCACCGACGTGACCGTGACCCCGGAGTCGGAGAACCCGACCGGCCAGCAGTACCAGGGGCGCTTCGCCAGCGGTATCTCGGGCGAGGTCGTCGGCAAGCCGCTCGATGACCTGAAGGTCTCGAAGGTGTCGGGATCCTCCCTCACCTCCGGCGGCTTCAACGACGCCGTCGAGACCATCAAGGCCGATGCCACGGCCTGA
- a CDS encoding oxidoreductase yields the protein MIGTFDRALGRVTTYRLVWVTLVTLLLLAVGYASAGLIFSTPLEILGSTLVAVASTTLVSAVLARLFRSRAHLESSLVTGLLIACILFPTADPRGLAVIALVGAIAAASKYVLAWRGRHLFNPAAVAVLIIGFTGLNAGAWWIASGAMWPFVVLGSLLVVARVRRWAVFAAFVLVAGGVSVQQAVLNGQDLGAAAALVLTAYPFVFAGAFMLTEPLTLAPRRSQQLIIAVVAALLASVPFHIGVISATPELGLVVGNVLAFAVAYRQRRRHTLELASTRVLAPGIAEYRFRSRSPLPFEPGQWLELDLPHRADSRGSRRTFSVSSAPADGEIAIALRMPEKASSFKRALAALEPGDSVRATSVGGDFVLPVDPSVPLLLVAGGIGITPFASQLRSLAGGPERDVVVVVAAPSLADVAYRELLKESGARVVLCSKEVPAGLPTGWSHVSGRLSAELLADAVPDAGRRVGYVSGSPSFVDSVRGALRGAGAKRIRTDAFPGY from the coding sequence ATGATCGGCACATTCGACCGCGCCCTTGGCCGCGTCACCACCTACCGGCTGGTCTGGGTGACGCTCGTCACGCTCCTGCTCCTCGCCGTCGGCTACGCCTCCGCCGGCCTGATCTTCTCGACTCCGCTCGAGATCCTCGGCAGCACTCTGGTCGCGGTCGCCTCGACCACCCTCGTGAGCGCGGTCCTCGCGAGGCTCTTCCGCAGCCGCGCGCACCTCGAGTCCTCCCTTGTCACAGGCCTGCTGATCGCCTGCATCCTCTTCCCGACGGCGGATCCGCGCGGGCTAGCGGTGATCGCTCTCGTCGGAGCGATCGCCGCCGCCTCCAAGTACGTCCTCGCCTGGCGCGGTCGGCACCTCTTCAATCCGGCCGCGGTCGCCGTGCTGATCATCGGCTTCACCGGGCTTAACGCCGGAGCCTGGTGGATCGCCAGTGGCGCGATGTGGCCGTTCGTCGTCCTGGGCTCTCTCCTGGTCGTTGCGCGGGTGCGCCGCTGGGCTGTCTTCGCCGCCTTCGTGCTCGTGGCGGGCGGAGTCTCGGTGCAGCAGGCCGTGCTGAACGGTCAGGACCTCGGCGCCGCGGCTGCCCTGGTCCTGACCGCCTACCCCTTCGTCTTCGCCGGCGCCTTCATGCTGACGGAGCCGCTCACGCTCGCACCCCGCCGCTCGCAGCAGCTGATAATCGCAGTCGTCGCTGCGCTCCTGGCGAGCGTGCCCTTCCACATCGGCGTGATCTCCGCCACTCCGGAGCTGGGCCTCGTCGTCGGCAACGTGCTCGCCTTCGCTGTCGCGTACCGCCAGCGCCGCAGGCACACGCTCGAGCTGGCCTCCACCCGCGTGCTCGCCCCGGGCATCGCGGAGTACCGTTTCCGCTCCCGCTCGCCGCTCCCGTTCGAGCCGGGTCAGTGGCTCGAGCTCGACCTCCCGCACCGCGCCGACAGCCGGGGGAGCCGGCGCACGTTCTCCGTCTCCTCCGCCCCTGCGGACGGCGAGATCGCGATCGCCCTGCGGATGCCCGAGAAGGCGAGCAGCTTCAAACGGGCGCTCGCCGCCCTGGAGCCCGGTGACTCGGTGCGCGCGACGAGCGTCGGCGGGGACTTCGTCCTGCCGGTCGACCCCTCCGTGCCGCTGCTGCTGGTCGCCGGCGGAATCGGGATCACCCCGTTCGCCAGCCAGCTGCGCTCGCTCGCGGGCGGCCCGGAGCGGGACGTCGTCGTCGTCGTCGCTGCGCCGAGCCTCGCGGATGTCGCCTACCGCGAGCTGCTGAAGGAGTCGGGTGCGCGGGTCGTGCTCTGCTCGAAGGAGGTCCCGGCCGGTCTGCCCACCGGCTGGTCGCATGTGTCCGGACGCCTGAGCGCCGAACTGCTCGCCGACGCCGTACCGGACGCGGGCCGACGGGTTGGCTACGTCTCCGGATCGCCGTCGTTCGTCGACTCGGTCCGCGGTGCGCTGCGGGGTGCGGGGGCGAAGCGGATCCGCACCGACGCGTTCCCCGGCTACTGA
- a CDS encoding ABC transporter ATP-binding protein yields MLSAQGVDFSYDSRTPILTNWSGRFDPGEVVAITGASGRGKSTLLYLLGLMLRPQSGSVLVGGVSVAGMNDALRSRLRAEVFGFVFQDAALDPTRTVLDNVLETTLYRHERRAEAIPRARELLTRFGVDLRASATPGRVSGGQAQRIALCRALLNRPKILLADEPTGNLDPVTARAVVTAFHEHARTGATVIVVTHDPELVARCSRNVML; encoded by the coding sequence GTGCTCTCGGCGCAGGGAGTCGACTTCTCGTACGACTCGAGAACGCCGATCCTGACGAACTGGAGTGGTCGCTTCGACCCCGGGGAAGTGGTCGCTATCACGGGAGCGTCCGGTCGGGGCAAGTCGACCTTGCTATATCTTCTCGGGCTGATGCTCCGGCCGCAATCCGGCTCTGTACTCGTGGGCGGAGTGAGTGTGGCGGGAATGAACGATGCCCTCCGATCGCGTCTGAGAGCCGAGGTCTTCGGTTTCGTGTTCCAAGACGCTGCTCTAGACCCGACGAGAACCGTGCTCGACAACGTCCTGGAAACCACCCTTTATCGACACGAGCGCCGGGCCGAGGCGATCCCTCGGGCGAGGGAACTCTTGACTCGATTCGGCGTCGATCTTCGTGCGAGCGCCACGCCCGGACGTGTTTCGGGCGGACAGGCACAGAGAATAGCCCTCTGTCGGGCACTACTGAACCGCCCGAAGATACTCTTGGCGGACGAACCGACCGGTAATCTCGACCCTGTGACGGCGAGAGCGGTGGTCACTGCATTCCATGAACATGCACGAACCGGCGCGACGGTCATCGTCGTGACGCACGATCCGGAACTCGTTGCTCGCTGTTCGCGAAACGTGATGCTATGA
- a CDS encoding glycosyltransferase 87 family protein — MLSSPPLAFSRPLARLRENRDRVAVLWGGFALVHVLLSLLALFAPGRPMGDVSIVYREWMRTAVDGGGIAGIDMGWVYPILAWGPIAASWLFGAAGYDLVWLVLVALADAAVFALLLRRRSAPRLAAARWWLLFLVLLGPIAVGRIDAFTTPPAIAGMLWAATRPGVAAALLTIATWIKVWPAAILAAAVLVLRGRVRMILVPAVISVLLVLAVVLVGGGDQVFSFVTDQTDRGLQIEAVVSTPWMWLSVVPGTGSYVYYAADINTFEMHGPGTEFAASLMTPLLALAMLGVALLGARALARRADAIRLFPLLALTFVVVFIDTNKVLSPQYIVWLAPPVIAGLIACRDGSFDRPAKLTMLTAALTQVVYPYLYLFLLWSHWSMVLVLSVRNVLLVVLLGWLLRELWRIGSARVVTLSEPALTGETRLAAQSS; from the coding sequence GTGCTGTCCTCCCCTCCTCTAGCGTTCTCTCGGCCCCTCGCCCGGCTGCGCGAGAACCGCGATCGCGTCGCCGTGCTCTGGGGTGGCTTCGCGCTCGTGCATGTGTTGCTCTCGCTCCTGGCGCTGTTCGCGCCGGGCCGGCCGATGGGCGACGTCAGCATCGTCTACCGGGAGTGGATGAGGACCGCCGTCGACGGCGGCGGCATCGCGGGAATCGACATGGGCTGGGTCTACCCGATCCTCGCCTGGGGCCCGATCGCCGCCTCGTGGCTCTTCGGCGCGGCAGGCTACGACCTGGTGTGGCTCGTCCTCGTCGCCCTCGCCGACGCCGCCGTGTTCGCCCTCCTGCTGCGGCGCCGATCGGCCCCGCGCCTGGCTGCGGCGCGCTGGTGGCTGCTGTTCCTTGTCCTGCTCGGGCCGATCGCGGTCGGGCGGATCGACGCGTTTACCACGCCTCCCGCGATCGCCGGGATGCTGTGGGCCGCGACCCGGCCGGGCGTGGCCGCGGCGCTGTTGACGATCGCCACCTGGATCAAGGTGTGGCCCGCCGCGATCCTCGCCGCCGCTGTCCTGGTGCTGCGCGGCCGCGTACGGATGATCCTCGTGCCGGCGGTCATCTCTGTGCTCCTTGTGCTCGCGGTCGTCCTGGTCGGCGGCGGCGACCAGGTCTTCAGCTTCGTCACCGACCAGACCGACCGTGGCCTTCAGATCGAGGCCGTCGTCAGCACGCCGTGGATGTGGCTGTCGGTCGTCCCGGGCACCGGCAGCTACGTCTATTACGCGGCCGACATCAACACCTTCGAGATGCACGGCCCCGGCACCGAATTTGCGGCGAGCCTGATGACTCCGCTGCTCGCCCTGGCGATGCTGGGCGTGGCTTTGCTCGGAGCGCGGGCCCTCGCGCGGCGAGCGGACGCTATACGGTTGTTCCCGCTGCTCGCGCTGACCTTCGTGGTCGTCTTCATCGACACCAATAAGGTGCTCTCGCCGCAATACATCGTGTGGCTCGCGCCGCCGGTGATCGCGGGGTTAATCGCCTGTCGCGACGGCTCCTTCGACCGACCGGCGAAGCTGACGATGCTCACGGCGGCGCTGACCCAGGTGGTGTACCCGTACCTCTATCTCTTCCTGCTCTGGTCGCACTGGTCGATGGTGCTCGTGTTGAGCGTTCGGAACGTCCTGCTGGTGGTGCTGCTCGGCTGGCTGCTGCGCGAGCTGTGGCGGATCGGTTCGGCGCGCGTCGTGACGCTGTCGGAGCCGGCGCTGACCGGAGAGACGCGCCTCGCGGCCCAGAGCTCGTAG